The following are from one region of the Salmo salar chromosome ssa27, Ssal_v3.1, whole genome shotgun sequence genome:
- the LOC106560941 gene encoding piggyBac transposable element-derived protein 4-like, which produces MTNLQGVRKYGDGWRPMDSIDLRAYLGLLILAGVYRSRGEAAASLWDAESGRTVFRATMPLKVFHKYSRLLRFDDRRSRPARLATDRLAAIREVWDLWEERLPALYNPGCELTVDEQLVPFRGRCPFRQYIPSKPAKYGIKSWVACDAKSSYAWKMQVYTGKVAGGAPEKNQGARVVLDLTQGLPGGHNVTCDNFFTSYELGQRLLERNLTMVGTVRKNKPDSLPFAFTPTATLVSYLAKRNKNVLLLSTLHTEADSSDRRDRKPALILDYNCNKDNLYKVVGTYSCRRMTARWPLVIFHNILDVSSYNAFVIWREIKPDWMPRKRNKRRVFLEQLGKALVKPLIQRRQRLPRTEAASALVKVLQSADHDVAPPRAREHTAGPDAAGPAAAPLVASKRKRCQLCPPKKDAKTHTACCRCKKYICKGCSHAYCHTCALWAFSRDGTG; this is translated from the exons ATGACAAATCTGCAGGGGGTGAGAAAATACGGCGACGGCTGGCGACCCATGGACTCCATCGACCTGCGCGCCTACCTAGGGCTGCTAATCCTAGCGGGCGTCTACAGGTCCCGGGGCGAGGCCGCGGCCAGCCTGTGGGACGCGGAGAGCGGCAGGACCGTGTTCCGAGCCACCATGCCGCTCAAGGTCTTTCACAAGTACTCGAGGCTGCTGCGATTCGACGACCGCCGGTCGAGACCCGCGAGACTCGCCACCGACAGACTGgcggccataagagaggtctgggacCTGTGGGAGGAGCGGCTGCCGGCCCTCTACAACCCGGGGTGCGAGTTGACAGTGGACGAACAACTGGTCCCGTTCAGAG GGCGCTGTCCTTTCCGACAGTACATCCCCAGCAAGCCGGCCAAATACGGCATCAAGTCGTGGGTGGCCTGCGACGCCAAGTCcagctacgcttggaagatgcaagtctacaccgGTAAGGTGGCCGGCGGAGCCCCCGAGAAGAACCAGGGCGCGCGTGTCGTCCTCGATCTCACGCAGGGGCTGCCGGGTGGTCACAACGTCACCTgcgacaatttcttcacctcctACGAACTCGGCCAGCGGCTCCTCGAGAGGAACCTCACCATGGTTGGCACGGTGCGAAAGAACAAGCCCGACTCCCTCCC GTTCGCCTTCACGCCCACCGCCACTCTGGTGTCCTACCTGGCAAAGAGAAATAAGAACGTGCTACTCCTGAGCACGCTGCACACGGAGGCCGACAGTAGCGATCGCCGCGACCGGAAGCCGGCCCTCATCCTAGACTACAACTGCAACAAGGACAACCTATACAAGGTGGTCGGCACCTACAGCTGCAGacggatgactgcccgctggcccctggtcatcttccacaaCATCCTCGACGTGTCCTCCTACAACGCCTTTGTCATATGGCGAGAGATCAAGCCCGACTGGATGCCTCggaagcggaacaagaggagggtgttcctggagcagttGGGAAAGGCGCTTGTCAAGCCCTTGATACAAAGAAGGCAGCGTCTCCCCCGCACCGAAGCCGCGTCCGCGCTTGTCAAAGTCCTGCAGAGTGCGGACCACGACGTGGCTCCTCCGCGAGCCCGGGAGCACACCGCTGGCCCGGACGCCGCTGGCCCGGCCGCTGCCCCGCTAGTGGCGAGTAAGAGGAAGAGGTGTCAGCTCTGCCCACCCAAGAAGGACGCCAAGACACACACGGCGTGCTGCAGGTgtaagaaatacatctgcaaaggctGTTCGCACGCCTACTGTCACACTTGTGCCCTCTGGGCCTTTAGCCGAGACGGGACAGGGTGA